Proteins found in one Panthera tigris isolate Pti1 chromosome B3, P.tigris_Pti1_mat1.1, whole genome shotgun sequence genomic segment:
- the ARMH4 gene encoding armadillo-like helical domain-containing protein 4 isoform X2 — translation MSRPIVLHICLAFCGLLLLNVATQCVAFPKMGRREIAHGLAETGQPERMNTDDPENDSVTSKCTPQLVVSEDPMIVLAGPSATSLNKVFPINKEAHPVGTGLMQPNSPDIYTATETVIPVEEEVFGSSQPERVSPESRLSKAMLTNPTAATAPLNMDEKEELFSSTLIQPIAEGTTEATLGFLKHVDHQLFATESQERVSLGHFPSSDVNTKEMLTTSPRTEKFEADAEHRASFSPGAEPAAGMAPGSPMPDREKPLQMTADHTQTTATKHWLTTSEYTLSVEPETDRPLGAQGVTVSVSTAVPAASVISDEWDDTKLESVSQIKIPKLGDNMETQVGMATSQTARVTDNDAMEGMEEGEPLTEVADVALGLPEGETHMGTALLMAPGEERSSAFTDQSSFTPTSLMEDMKVSVVTLFQDTADFMESTKENDAMFFIETTVSISEYESEAHQLLGHTLKDILTQEMTTAVQETEATLSLVTQEQQVSTLEVTRENGKIEEGEEPPSTTSGVPAVTQLSRRWEPLATTLSTAATPLSFEVTSALEDLMDTITGPNEELFTPVMGSPVTPPGILEEAPSIFPALSDSEAPFETRTIVPSISRVNTAASFGLEQLESEGTHTLKRIFSVTH, via the exons ATGAGCAGACCAATTGTATTGCACATTTGTCTGGCATTCTGTGGCCTTCTACTTCTCAACGTTGCCACACAATGTGTGGCCTTCCCCAAAATGGGAAGAAGGGAGATAGCACATGGTCTTGCAGAAACAGGGCAGCCAGAGAGGATGAACACAGATGACCCAGAAAATGACTCTGTTACTTCAAAGTGCACTCCCCAGTTGGTAGTCTCTGAAGATCCAATGATAGTGTTAGCGGGGCCATCAGCAACATctttaaataaagtatttcctATTAACAAAGAAGCTCATCCAGTAGGAACTGGGCTTATGCAGCCTAATAGTCCTGACATTTACACTGCTACTGAGACAGTGATCCCCGTGGAGGAGGAAGTGTTTGGGTCCAGCCAGCCAGAGAGGGTGTCTCCTGAAAGCCGACTCTCCAAGGCCATGCTAACCAACCCTACCGCTGCAACCGCACCTCTGAATATGGATGAGAAGGAGGAACTCTTCAGTAGTACCCTCATTCAGCCCATTGCGGAAGGGACCACAGAAGCAACACTGGGTTTTCTGAAGCATGTGGATCATCAGTTGTTTGCAACTGAAAGTCAGGAAAGAGTTAGTCTGGGACATTTCCCTTCCTCCGATGTGAATACTAAAGAAATGCTGACCACCAGTCCAAGGACAGAGAAGTTTGAAGCCGATGCAGAACATAGGGCAAGTTTTTCCCCTGGTGCTGAGCCCGCAGCAGGCATGGCGCCTGGAAGCCCCATGCCTGATAGGGAGAAGCCTTTGCAGATGACAGCTGATCATACCCAGACTACTGCCACCAAGCACTGGCTCACAACCTCTGAGTACACCCTGAGTGTTGAGCCAGAAACTGACAGGCCGCTGGGAGCCCAAGGAGTCACAGTGAGTGTCAGCACTGCTGTTCCAGCTGCCTCTGTCATAAGTGATGAGTGGGATGACACTAAATTAGAGAGTGTAAGCCAGATAAAGATCCCAAAGCTTGGAGACAATATGGAGACCCAGGTGGGAATGGCAACGTCTCAGACAGCCCGAGTAACAGATAACGATGCTATGGAAGGTATGGAAGAGGGTGAACCTTTGACAGAGGTTGCAGATGTGGCTCTGGGGCTGCCAGAAGGGGAAACCCACATGGGGACAGCCCTGCTAATGGCACCCGGGGAGGAGCGATCGTCTGCCTTCACGGATCAAAGTTCCTTTACTCCCACGAGTTTGATGGAAGATATGAAAGTCTCTGTTGTAACCCTCTTCCAAGATACTGCAGACTTCATGGAATCCACTAAGGAGAATGATGCTATGTTTTTCATAGAGACCACTGTCTCCATCTCGGAATATGAATCTGAGGCGCATCAACTATTGGGACATACATtgaaag ACATCCTCACTCAAGAGATGACAACAGCTGTTCAAGAAACAGAAGCCACTTTGTCACTGGTGACACAAGAGCAGCAGGTTTCTACCCTCGAGGTTACCAGAGAAAATGGTAAGATTGAGGAAGGAGAAGAGCCCCCCTCCACCACATCTGGTGTTCCTGCCGTTACTCAGCTGTCGAGGAGATGGGAGCCTCTGGCCACGACACTTTCCACTGCGGCCACGCCTCTGTCTTTTGAAGTTACTTCTGCTCTGGAAG ATCTAATGGACACCATCACAGGGCCAAATGAGGAATTGTTCACACCAGTTATGGGCTCTCCAGTGACTCCGCCTGGAATATTGGAGGAAGCACCCAGCATTTTCCCAGCACTTTCTGATTCTGAGGCACCCTTTGAGACAAGAACCATTGTTCCATCCATTAGCCGTGTTAATACAGCTGCCTCATTTGGCCTGGAACAACTTGAATCTGAAGGTACCCATACATTGAAGAGAATCTTTTCTGTGACTCATTGA